One stretch of Banduia mediterranea DNA includes these proteins:
- a CDS encoding MFS transporter gives MREQHSSVGTARASWRGLPASVWALGFGSLFMDMSSELVHSLLPLFMSTTLGASMFAIGVLEGVAEATAAITKVFSGALSDRLGRRKPLLIAGYGLAALSKPVFPLAGSIGWVFAARFVDRIGKGIRGAPRDALVADVTAPLQRGAAYGLRQSLDSVGAFLGPMLAVALMLVLAGDLQAVLWIAVLPAFISVLLLWVAVREPQAQAAAEERRRIPLRLADMRRLPARYWWVVLLGGVFTLARFSEAFLILRAHDVGLGLSLAPLVMIVMSVIYAASALPAGIAADRISARHLLFAGLLVLVAADVMLALATGPALVLMGAAVWGLHMGLTQGLFSKLVADTAPASLRATGFGLFNLVSGGALLLASLLAGLLWQQMGAAATFIGGAAFAGLAACGLLVVGRRPRR, from the coding sequence ATGCGCGAGCAACATTCTTCGGTCGGCACTGCGCGCGCCAGTTGGCGCGGCCTGCCGGCCAGCGTCTGGGCGCTCGGTTTCGGGTCCTTGTTCATGGATATGTCGTCCGAACTGGTGCACAGCCTGCTGCCGCTGTTCATGAGTACCACGCTGGGCGCCAGCATGTTCGCGATCGGCGTGCTCGAAGGGGTGGCCGAAGCCACCGCGGCGATCACCAAGGTGTTTTCCGGTGCGCTCAGCGACCGCCTGGGACGGCGCAAGCCTCTGTTGATTGCCGGTTACGGGCTGGCGGCACTCAGCAAACCGGTATTTCCGCTGGCCGGCTCCATCGGCTGGGTATTCGCGGCACGCTTCGTCGACCGCATCGGCAAAGGCATACGCGGCGCACCGCGCGACGCCCTGGTCGCCGATGTCACGGCACCGCTCCAGCGTGGCGCGGCCTATGGTTTGCGCCAGTCGCTCGACTCCGTCGGCGCTTTTCTTGGGCCGATGCTGGCGGTGGCCTTGATGCTGGTGCTGGCCGGCGATCTGCAGGCCGTGCTCTGGATCGCCGTGCTTCCAGCCTTCATCTCCGTGCTCCTGCTTTGGGTCGCGGTCCGCGAACCGCAGGCTCAGGCCGCCGCGGAGGAACGCCGCCGGATTCCGCTGCGCCTTGCGGACATGCGGAGGCTGCCGGCGCGCTACTGGTGGGTGGTGCTGCTCGGTGGCGTGTTCACGCTGGCACGCTTCAGCGAAGCCTTTCTGATTCTACGGGCCCATGACGTGGGTTTGGGGCTGTCATTGGCGCCGTTGGTGATGATCGTGATGAGCGTGATTTATGCCGCCTCGGCTCTGCCGGCCGGGATCGCGGCGGACCGGATCAGCGCAAGGCATTTGCTGTTTGCCGGTCTGCTGGTGCTGGTTGCGGCGGACGTGATGCTGGCGCTTGCCACAGGGCCGGCGCTGGTGCTCATGGGCGCCGCCGTTTGGGGCTTGCACATGGGGCTGACGCAGGGCCTGTTCTCCAAGCTGGTGGCCGACACCGCACCCGCTTCGCTGCGCGCCACTGGATTCGGACTGTTCAATCTGGTCAGCGGCGGCGCCCTGTTGCTGGCCAGCCTGCTGGCCGGTCTGCTCTGGCAGCAGATGGGCGCTGCGGCCACGTTCATCGGCGGGGCTGCGTTCGCCGGCCTGGCAGCCTGCGGCCTGCTCGTGGTGGGCCGCAGGCCACGGCGATAG
- the fmt gene encoding methionyl-tRNA formyltransferase, with amino-acid sequence MRLVFAGTPEFSVIALDALHAAGHDILAVYTQPDRPSGRGRKLSASAVGQRAETLGLEVRKPPRFTPEAVDELAALAPELMVVVAYGLILPQAVLDVPVHGCFNIHASLLPRWRGAAPIQRAILAGDRESGVTIMQMDAGLDTGPMLLREALPIDEAMNSGELHDRLAVLGARLIVEAVQQCAEARLCSQPQPAEGATYARKLSKEEARLDWTQPAPILARSVRAYNPAPMAWTELDGERVRILEARPLSLPGSTEPGRVLASDGQGIHVATGDGVLSLQRLQWPGGKPLAAIDAVRGRALDGLRFS; translated from the coding sequence ATGAGACTCGTCTTCGCCGGGACCCCTGAATTCTCCGTGATCGCGCTCGATGCGCTGCACGCGGCGGGGCATGACATCCTGGCGGTCTACACCCAGCCCGACCGGCCCTCCGGACGCGGCCGCAAGCTCAGCGCTTCGGCGGTGGGGCAGCGCGCCGAGACGCTGGGACTTGAGGTGCGCAAGCCGCCACGCTTCACGCCCGAGGCGGTCGACGAACTGGCCGCGCTCGCGCCGGAGCTGATGGTGGTGGTGGCCTACGGGCTGATTCTGCCGCAGGCGGTGCTCGATGTTCCGGTGCATGGCTGCTTCAACATCCACGCCTCGTTGCTGCCGCGCTGGCGTGGCGCGGCGCCGATCCAGCGCGCGATCCTGGCCGGCGACCGTGAATCCGGCGTCACCATCATGCAGATGGACGCGGGGCTCGATACCGGCCCGATGCTGCTGCGCGAAGCGCTGCCGATCGACGAGGCCATGAACAGCGGCGAACTCCATGACAGGCTCGCCGTGCTCGGCGCGCGGCTGATCGTCGAAGCCGTGCAACAGTGCGCCGAGGCCAGGCTGTGTTCCCAGCCGCAGCCCGCGGAAGGCGCGACCTACGCCCGCAAGCTCAGCAAGGAGGAAGCCCGGCTCGACTGGACCCAGCCGGCGCCGATCCTGGCGCGCTCGGTACGGGCCTACAACCCCGCACCGATGGCCTGGACCGAACTGGACGGCGAACGTGTGCGCATTCTCGAAGCGCGGCCGCTGAGCCTGCCGGGCTCGACCGAGCCCGGCCGTGTGCTGGCCTCCGACGGCCAGGGCATTCACGTCGCCACCGGCGACGGTGTGCTCAGCCTGCAACGCCTGCAATGGCCCGGCGGCAAGCCGCTGGCGGCAATCGATGCGGTGCGCGGCCGCGCCTTGGACGGTCTGCGCTTTTCCTGA
- the def gene encoding peptide deformylase: MALMTILHHPDARLREKARPVEQFDGKLQRLIDDMFETMYDAPGVGLAATQVGIALRLAVMDCAREDGQSEPMVMINPEILEPLDLEAMDEGCLSVPGFSDKVQRYNRLRLKALDREGNPYEIEAEGLLAQCVQHEIDHLDGKLYIDYLSALKRERIKKKLEKAAARV; the protein is encoded by the coding sequence ATGGCCTTGATGACGATCCTCCACCATCCGGACGCACGCCTGCGCGAAAAGGCGCGGCCCGTCGAACAGTTCGACGGCAAGCTGCAACGCCTGATCGACGACATGTTCGAAACCATGTATGACGCGCCCGGTGTGGGCCTCGCCGCCACCCAGGTCGGCATTGCCTTGCGGCTCGCGGTGATGGATTGTGCGCGCGAGGACGGCCAGAGCGAGCCGATGGTGATGATCAACCCGGAAATTCTGGAACCGCTGGACCTGGAAGCCATGGACGAAGGCTGTCTGTCGGTGCCTGGTTTCAGCGACAAGGTGCAGCGCTACAACCGACTGCGCCTCAAGGCGCTGGACCGCGAGGGCAATCCCTACGAGATCGAAGCCGAAGGCCTGCTCGCACAATGTGTGCAGCACGAGATCGACCATCTCGACGGCAAGCTCTATATCGACTATCTCTCGGCGCTCAAGCGCGAGCGCATCAAGAAGAAGCTCGAAAAGGCGGCGGCGCGGGTGTGA
- a CDS encoding LysM peptidoglycan-binding domain-containing protein, which yields MRKYSGFAGDGPLRPGRFAAGILLGAALGGCATQPVAPPAPLPMAPPASDPAPMTATPAAAPMRETVRLRESGAGRYVVKKGDTLWDISRYFLQDAWQWPELWYVNGQVSNPHLIYPGDVLTITWVDGHPQLMRESGVAIERLSPQIRESGLGDAIPAIPLEAIRDFLRGPRIVSLEELKAAPYVLAFLDSRLIAGAGDGFYVKNLPRDEAYSYSVVNVGDAYRDPETGDILGYEAIPTAEAEVRDYGSPSTAELVSSYRETRIGNRLLPRELELFASNFYPHSPDAELGGTIISVFDGVSQIGQYQIVAINRGTDQGLEPGHVLSIFQRGRNVKDPYDPASRVQLPDLYAGNLMIFKADARLSYGLVMTAERPLHVLDKVGKPHSAAR from the coding sequence ATGCGCAAGTATAGCGGGTTCGCCGGTGACGGGCCGTTGCGGCCGGGTCGGTTCGCGGCGGGCATCCTGCTGGGCGCGGCGCTGGGCGGCTGCGCGACGCAGCCGGTGGCGCCGCCAGCGCCGTTGCCGATGGCTCCTCCGGCGAGCGATCCGGCGCCGATGACAGCGACCCCAGCGGCTGCGCCAATGCGCGAAACGGTCCGCCTGCGCGAAAGCGGAGCAGGCCGCTACGTGGTCAAGAAGGGCGACACGCTCTGGGATATCTCCCGATATTTCCTGCAGGACGCCTGGCAATGGCCGGAACTGTGGTACGTCAATGGTCAGGTCAGCAACCCGCATCTGATCTATCCCGGTGATGTGCTGACGATCACCTGGGTCGACGGACATCCGCAGCTGATGCGTGAATCCGGCGTTGCGATCGAACGTCTGTCCCCGCAGATCCGCGAAAGCGGGCTCGGCGATGCGATACCGGCGATTCCCTTGGAGGCGATTCGTGACTTCCTGCGTGGCCCGCGCATCGTTTCGCTGGAGGAACTCAAGGCCGCACCGTATGTGCTGGCGTTTCTGGACTCGCGCCTGATCGCAGGTGCCGGCGACGGCTTCTACGTCAAGAACCTGCCACGCGACGAGGCCTACAGCTATTCGGTGGTCAACGTGGGCGATGCCTATCGCGACCCGGAAACCGGCGACATCCTGGGTTACGAAGCCATACCCACGGCCGAAGCCGAGGTCCGTGACTATGGTTCACCGAGCACTGCCGAACTGGTCAGCAGCTATCGCGAGACGCGCATCGGCAATCGCCTGCTGCCGCGCGAGCTGGAACTGTTCGCCTCGAATTTCTATCCGCATTCTCCGGATGCCGAGCTCGGAGGCACCATCATTTCGGTGTTCGATGGCGTCTCACAGATCGGCCAGTACCAGATCGTGGCGATCAATCGCGGCACCGACCAAGGCCTGGAGCCCGGCCATGTGCTGTCGATCTTCCAGCGCGGGCGCAACGTCAAGGACCCCTACGACCCGGCCTCGCGCGTGCAACTGCCGGACCTCTACGCCGGCAACCTGATGATTTTCAAGGCTGATGCCCGTCTGTCCTACGGACTGGTCATGACTGCTGAGCGGCCGCTGCACGTGCTCGACAAGGTCGGCAAGCCGCACAGCGCCGCGCGCTGA